A stretch of the Clostridium botulinum genome encodes the following:
- a CDS encoding methyl-accepting chemotaxis protein, with amino-acid sequence MLQYFKIKSELKDVLKDFESFNELSLNDKESKNTDSIIGSIIKPFKIMILSSKSIKKMIKGILNITTDISNFNVRLNYQADKLSDISNVLKESSEILLSAMEESNASINEASSSIESNSNAISIIASNSKKIFKALDENDNILSNMTKANNDIIYNSKVMSESMDDLDSIIKNMGNIVAGIDKTASDTNLLALNASIEAARAGENGKGFAVVANEIKKLSENTKEQLKFIEGFMKRIEEGYKKSNDGVKNTLNSIDEINDCTKQMSLSFKESREAIKEVTGEIETMSSNMEELTSVSEEIGDAINAISQDTEKLTIVAEEINENANSIKGIGKELGEIEDNVSQLSKLTVNLNNIDYFKISNEDLIENLENAIEAHSNWVNTLEMISDNMEIQALQLDGQKCGFGHFYHSVKPKNEEILEIWTEIDSIHDKLHNIGHIVINDIKQKDKKSALKHTNEAKELSNYIIGRFNDMKDIASKLTGAGESVF; translated from the coding sequence ATGTTGCAATATTTTAAGATTAAATCTGAACTGAAAGATGTTTTGAAAGATTTTGAAAGTTTTAATGAATTATCACTAAATGATAAAGAAAGTAAAAATACTGATTCTATAATAGGAAGTATTATAAAACCGTTTAAAATTATGATTTTATCATCTAAATCCATTAAAAAGATGATAAAAGGTATATTAAATATTACTACTGATATAAGTAACTTTAATGTAAGATTAAACTATCAGGCAGATAAACTTAGTGATATATCAAACGTTTTAAAAGAATCTAGTGAAATTTTATTATCTGCAATGGAAGAGTCAAATGCTAGTATAAATGAGGCAAGTTCATCTATAGAATCTAATTCAAATGCTATATCAATAATAGCATCTAATTCAAAAAAGATTTTTAAGGCTTTAGATGAAAATGATAATATTCTTTCAAATATGACCAAAGCTAATAATGATATAATTTATAATTCAAAGGTTATGTCAGAAAGTATGGATGATTTAGATTCAATAATTAAAAACATGGGGAATATTGTAGCGGGAATAGATAAAACAGCATCAGATACTAATTTACTTGCATTAAATGCCAGTATTGAAGCTGCAAGAGCAGGTGAAAATGGTAAAGGATTTGCAGTGGTTGCAAATGAAATAAAGAAGTTATCAGAAAATACAAAAGAACAATTAAAGTTTATTGAAGGATTTATGAAAAGAATAGAAGAGGGATATAAGAAAAGTAATGATGGAGTAAAAAACACTTTAAATTCTATTGATGAAATAAATGATTGTACAAAGCAAATGTCTTTATCATTTAAAGAAAGTAGAGAAGCTATAAAAGAGGTTACGGGAGAAATTGAGACTATGTCTTCCAATATGGAAGAATTAACTTCAGTTAGTGAAGAAATAGGTGATGCTATAAATGCTATAAGTCAAGATACTGAAAAGTTAACAATTGTTGCAGAAGAAATAAATGAAAATGCTAATAGCATAAAGGGGATAGGAAAAGAGTTAGGAGAAATAGAAGATAATGTATCGCAGTTATCTAAATTAACTGTTAATTTAAATAATATAGATTATTTTAAAATTTCAAATGAAGATTTAATAGAAAATCTAGAAAATGCTATTGAAGCACATAGTAATTGGGTAAATACTCTTGAAATGATATCAGATAATATGGAAATTCAAGCGCTGCAATTAGATGGACAAAAGTGCGGATTTGGACATTTTTATCATTCTGTTAAACCTAAAAATGAAGAAATCCTAGAAATTTGGACTGAAATAGATAGTATACATGATAAGTTACACAATATAGGACATATTGTTATAAATGATATAAAACAAAAGGATAAAAAATCTGCTTTAAAGCATACTAATGAGGCTAAAGAACTTTCAAATTATATTATCGGTAGATTTAATGATATGAAAGACATAGCAAGTAAATTAACAGGAGCGGGGGAATCAGTTTTTTAA
- a CDS encoding CotS family spore coat protein, whose translation METQELRNLLESEYQIHITNIEQVKSIYKVISNDKEFCLKVIEYEFGHFFFILNAIKHLQNNGFSKIPEIIKTKKGRDYIKVKDKYAYFTPWINARLSNYDNPIDLKMATLKLAELHLKSKGFNVTKEMNPRVGWLKWIETYTTRKNEILDFKNRINKKIKKSKFDEMYLEIMNEELKRAESAIENLKKSNYIKKMKKEIVQNGFCHHDYAYHNVLIDNKNCVNIIDFDYCMLDSHLHDLSSILIRRMKYGKWDMENVKKILEIYNSINKVESDDIPIMAAFMEFPQDYWQRGIQYYWEKKPWGEEFFIKKLERYIEDRAEKQQFIEEFRITDLEDF comes from the coding sequence TTGGAAACTCAAGAATTGAGAAACTTATTAGAGAGTGAGTATCAAATTCATATTACCAATATAGAGCAAGTAAAAAGTATATATAAGGTCATTTCTAATGATAAGGAATTTTGTTTAAAAGTTATAGAATATGAGTTTGGACATTTCTTCTTTATATTAAATGCAATAAAACACCTACAAAATAATGGATTTTCTAAGATTCCGGAGATAATTAAGACTAAAAAAGGACGGGATTATATAAAAGTAAAAGATAAATATGCTTATTTTACTCCATGGATAAATGCTAGATTAAGTAATTATGATAATCCGATAGATTTAAAGATGGCTACACTTAAACTTGCAGAATTGCATCTTAAAAGTAAAGGATTTAATGTTACCAAAGAGATGAATCCAAGAGTCGGATGGCTTAAGTGGATAGAAACATATACTACCAGAAAAAATGAAATATTAGATTTTAAAAATAGAATAAACAAAAAAATTAAAAAATCTAAATTTGATGAAATGTATCTTGAAATTATGAATGAAGAGTTAAAGAGAGCGGAAAGCGCTATTGAAAATTTGAAAAAAAGTAACTATATAAAAAAGATGAAGAAGGAAATAGTGCAAAATGGATTTTGTCATCATGATTATGCTTATCATAATGTTTTAATAGATAATAAAAATTGTGTAAATATAATAGATTTTGATTATTGTATGCTAGATTCACATCTTCATGATTTATCAAGTATTTTAATAAGAAGAATGAAATATGGCAAATGGGATATGGAGAATGTTAAAAAGATACTAGAAATATATAATTCTATAAATAAAGTAGAAAGTGATGATATTCCTATTATGGCGGCTTTTATGGAATTTCCTCAAGACTATTGGCAAAGAGGAATACAATATTATTGGGAGAAAAAGCCATGGGGAGAAGAGTTCTTTATAAAGAAGCTAGAAAGATATATTGAGGACAGAGCAGAAAAACAACAATTTATTGAAGAGTTTAGGATTACTGATTTAGAGGATTTTTAA
- the hcp gene encoding hydroxylamine reductase — protein sequence MSMFCYQCQETAGCKGCSIVGVCGKTSDVANLQDLLIYIVKGIAMYDLKAEKSGIKNREVNKFMMDSLFSTITNANFNKEDFIVRIKNALKLREIIKEKLLKNNIQIDDIKDDCALWIGNSVDEFEVKAPTVGILSTENEDVRSLRELLTYGIKGMAAYAHHAYNLGYEDELIYTFMKKALVSTTKSLSVDEMIKIVLECGKFGVDVMALLDKANTETYGNPEITKVNIGVRNNPAILISGHDLKDMEELLKQTEGTGVDVYTHSEMLPANYYPAFKKYNHFVGNYGNAWWKQNEEFESFNGPILMTTNCLIPPKESYKRRVYTTGAVSFNGVNHIEDRRDGDGKDFSEIIEHAKKCAPPIEIEKGEIIGGFAHNAVLSLADKIVDAVRKGDIKKFFVMAGCDGRAKTRNYYSDFAKALPQDTVILTAGCAKYKYNKLNLGDIDGIPRVLDAGQCNDSYSLAVIALKLKEVFELDDINKLPISFNISWYEQKAVIVLLALLHLGVKNIHLGPTLPAFLSPNVTKVLVNKFGIAGIGTVDEDIKLFLGEA from the coding sequence ATGTCTATGTTTTGTTATCAATGTCAAGAAACAGCTGGATGCAAAGGATGTAGTATAGTAGGGGTATGTGGTAAGACTTCAGATGTTGCAAATCTTCAAGATTTATTAATTTATATAGTTAAAGGAATTGCAATGTATGATTTAAAAGCAGAAAAGTCAGGAATTAAAAATAGAGAAGTAAATAAATTTATGATGGATTCTCTATTTTCAACAATAACTAATGCAAACTTTAATAAAGAAGACTTTATAGTTAGAATAAAGAATGCTTTGAAATTAAGAGAGATAATAAAAGAAAAATTACTTAAAAATAATATTCAAATTGATGATATAAAAGATGATTGTGCATTATGGATAGGAAATAGTGTAGATGAATTTGAAGTAAAAGCGCCTACAGTAGGTATACTTTCAACTGAAAATGAAGATGTAAGATCTCTAAGAGAGTTATTAACATATGGAATAAAAGGTATGGCAGCTTATGCTCACCATGCATATAACTTAGGATATGAAGATGAGTTAATCTACACATTTATGAAAAAAGCTTTAGTATCCACAACAAAATCATTATCTGTGGATGAAATGATAAAAATAGTTTTAGAGTGTGGAAAATTTGGTGTTGATGTAATGGCATTATTGGATAAAGCTAATACAGAAACTTACGGAAATCCAGAAATCACAAAAGTTAATATAGGAGTCAGAAACAATCCAGCTATTTTAATAAGTGGACACGATTTAAAAGATATGGAAGAACTATTAAAACAAACTGAAGGCACTGGAGTTGATGTGTATACTCATAGTGAAATGTTACCTGCAAACTATTATCCTGCATTTAAAAAGTATAATCATTTTGTAGGGAATTACGGAAATGCTTGGTGGAAGCAAAATGAAGAATTTGAAAGTTTCAATGGACCAATACTAATGACAACTAATTGTTTAATACCACCAAAAGAATCCTATAAAAGACGTGTATATACTACAGGAGCTGTTAGTTTTAATGGTGTGAATCATATAGAAGATAGAAGAGATGGAGATGGAAAAGATTTTTCTGAAATTATTGAACATGCTAAAAAGTGTGCACCACCAATAGAGATTGAAAAAGGAGAAATAATAGGAGGATTTGCACATAATGCAGTATTATCACTTGCGGATAAGATAGTTGATGCAGTTAGAAAGGGTGATATAAAAAAATTCTTTGTAATGGCGGGGTGTGATGGTAGAGCTAAAACTAGAAATTATTATTCAGATTTTGCAAAGGCACTTCCACAAGATACAGTAATATTAACAGCAGGTTGTGCTAAATATAAATATAACAAATTAAATTTAGGAGATATTGATGGAATACCAAGAGTATTAGATGCTGGTCAATGTAATGATTCATACTCATTAGCGGTAATAGCACTTAAATTAAAAGAAGTATTTGAACTTGATGATATAAATAAACTTCCAATATCATTTAATATTTCATGGTATGAACAAAAAGCTGTAATAGTATTACTTGCATTATTACATTTAGGAGTTAAAAATATTCACTTAGGACCAACACTACCTGCATTTTTATCACCAAATGTAACTAAAGTGTTAGTTAATAAATTTGGAATAGCAGGAATTGGAACAGTAGATGAAGATATAAAGCTATTTTTAGGTGAAGCTTAA
- a CDS encoding ATP-binding protein, with protein MKRKIVFIDKDKCNGCGICVKACHECAIDIIEGKAKLVSDEYCDGLGDCLPACPVDAIKIIEREAEKYNEEAVKERIKKIEKQIKVNNMPCGCPGTMERKIDRKSVKVTKAKNMKKEQGTSISELLQWPIQLKLINPNSKFLEDAELLIAADCTAYAYANFHKDFIKGHITIIGCPKLDDIEYYKEKISEILTYNNIKSIKVIRMTVPCCGGIVNMVKESMLKSNIVIPYREIIIDTDGTIVSDL; from the coding sequence ATGAAAAGAAAAATAGTTTTTATAGATAAAGATAAATGTAATGGCTGTGGAATATGCGTTAAAGCTTGTCATGAATGTGCCATTGACATTATAGAAGGAAAAGCAAAACTAGTTAGTGATGAATATTGTGATGGATTAGGAGACTGTCTTCCAGCTTGTCCTGTAGATGCCATAAAAATAATAGAAAGAGAAGCTGAAAAGTACAATGAAGAGGCTGTTAAGGAAAGAATTAAAAAAATAGAAAAGCAGATTAAAGTAAATAATATGCCTTGCGGATGTCCTGGAACTATGGAAAGAAAAATAGATAGAAAATCTGTGAAAGTCACTAAAGCTAAAAATATGAAAAAGGAACAAGGAACTAGTATATCGGAGTTATTACAATGGCCTATTCAATTGAAGTTAATAAATCCAAATTCAAAGTTTTTAGAAGATGCAGAGTTGTTAATTGCGGCAGATTGTACAGCTTATGCATATGCTAATTTTCATAAAGATTTTATAAAAGGACATATAACTATAATAGGATGTCCTAAACTTGATGATATTGAATATTACAAAGAAAAAATTTCGGAAATTTTAACATATAATAATATAAAAAGTATTAAAGTAATAAGAATGACAGTTCCTTGTTGTGGAGGAATAGTAAATATGGTTAAAGAGTCAATGTTAAAATCAAATATAGTTATACCTTATAGAGAGATTATAATAGATACAGATGGAACTATTGTATCTGATTTATAA
- a CDS encoding glycosyltransferase family 4 protein, with the protein MKIAIDARGINWYSGTGIGTYTENVVKNLINIYDDTYFHLYWSEQNYEDFKKKNTELILTSKKHPRFFEQNYFYNDLNRNDMDIYHVPQNGIGLDINIKCKKVITVHDLIPYIMPETVGKGYLLKFLKEIPSVIQNADGILTVSEYSKKDILKFFPIDPNRIFVTPLAADKIYKPLEKRICRSLLKEKYNINNPFILYLGGFSARKNVSALINSFLKVHSSLHTDYNLVIVGARKDLGQYLSNKYSNLCSKIIFTGFIPQEELPIFYNSCDVFVYPSIYEGFGLPPLEAMSCGTPVITSNTTSIPEVVGDSGLLINPHNEDELTNSLEKLLNNESLRKSLSIKSLKQSSKFSWYKTATKTFEAYKTIYEL; encoded by the coding sequence ATGAAAATAGCCATTGATGCTAGAGGTATCAATTGGTATAGCGGCACTGGAATTGGTACTTATACTGAAAATGTTGTGAAAAATCTAATAAATATATATGATGATACTTATTTTCATCTTTATTGGTCAGAACAAAATTATGAAGATTTTAAAAAGAAAAATACAGAATTAATTCTTACTTCAAAAAAACATCCGCGTTTTTTTGAACAGAATTACTTTTATAACGATTTAAATAGAAATGACATGGACATATATCACGTACCTCAAAATGGAATTGGACTTGATATAAATATAAAATGTAAAAAGGTCATTACAGTACATGATTTAATTCCATACATTATGCCAGAAACAGTTGGCAAAGGCTACTTACTTAAATTTTTAAAAGAAATTCCAAGTGTAATACAAAATGCTGATGGAATATTAACGGTTTCTGAATACTCCAAAAAAGATATATTAAAATTTTTTCCTATAGATCCTAATAGAATTTTTGTAACCCCCCTTGCAGCAGATAAAATATATAAACCTCTTGAAAAGAGAATATGCAGATCATTACTTAAAGAAAAATATAATATAAATAATCCATTTATATTATATTTAGGAGGATTTAGTGCACGAAAAAATGTGTCCGCACTAATAAATTCTTTCTTAAAAGTACATTCTAGTCTGCACACAGATTATAATCTTGTTATAGTCGGAGCACGAAAAGATTTAGGTCAATATTTAAGTAACAAATATTCAAATTTATGTTCTAAAATAATATTTACAGGTTTTATTCCTCAAGAAGAATTACCTATTTTCTATAATTCATGTGACGTCTTTGTATATCCATCTATTTATGAAGGATTTGGTTTGCCTCCACTTGAAGCTATGAGTTGTGGAACTCCCGTAATCACTTCTAATACAACCTCAATTCCTGAAGTTGTGGGAGATAGTGGTCTATTAATCAATCCTCATAATGAAGATGAATTAACTAATTCTTTAGAAAAATTACTAAACAATGAATCACTTAGAAAGTCTCTTAGTATAAAAAGTTTAAAACAATCATCTAAATTTTCCTGGTATAAAACAGCGACTAAAACCTTTGAAGCTTATAAAACAATATATGAGTTATAA
- a CDS encoding spore coat protein gives MEKKGVVQREFQEEILIKDCELEDSIINQLHIISEFHKRSMGYNDYIGHRLEDKRGRTIEQYKVYLKRVKREYKDIKENSPQNDFEKLLLQYGEDYLKKAERAIKVIYENGYLEIIKRSMNRNEVCLGNTYFNNLRKIKFIETLNLEKCFYDLVEIDAANFFRKLIRKKLELDYTGLVDKFCEFEKLDSKSNVFLKALISYPSEFMKCCSKYIINSKYMIYDNNLDIDKSKKKLKKAIACEANISM, from the coding sequence ATGGAGAAAAAGGGGGTTGTGCAAAGGGAGTTTCAAGAAGAAATTTTGATTAAGGATTGTGAACTAGAGGATAGTATTATAAATCAACTCCATATAATAAGTGAATTTCACAAAAGGTCTATGGGATATAACGATTATATAGGTCATAGATTAGAGGATAAAAGAGGAAGAACTATAGAACAATACAAAGTTTATTTAAAGCGAGTAAAGAGGGAATATAAAGATATAAAAGAAAATTCACCACAAAATGATTTTGAAAAACTCCTATTACAATATGGAGAAGATTATTTAAAAAAGGCGGAGAGGGCTATAAAGGTGATATATGAAAATGGGTACTTAGAGATTATTAAAAGAAGTATGAATAGAAATGAAGTATGTTTAGGAAATACCTATTTTAATAATCTCAGAAAAATTAAATTTATAGAAACTTTAAATTTAGAGAAGTGTTTTTATGATTTGGTAGAAATTGATGCTGCTAATTTTTTTAGAAAGCTTATAAGAAAGAAGTTAGAGTTAGATTATACAGGTCTAGTAGATAAGTTTTGTGAATTTGAAAAATTAGATAGTAAAAGCAATGTTTTTTTAAAAGCTCTAATATCATATCCAAGTGAATTTATGAAATGTTGCAGTAAATATATTATTAATAGTAAATACATGATATATGATAATAACTTAGATATAGATAAGAGTAAAAAGAAATTAAAGAAAGCTATTGCATGTGAGGCTAATATTTCTATGTAA
- a CDS encoding Crp/Fnr family transcriptional regulator: MKNLIINLKFCSLFNNFSNDEILDITSNINYRLISYEKGEAIALEDTPINSIGIILDGSIEVQKYYSSGKTITINHIKKGGIFGEAIIFSKKNTYPSTIVSFQDSQIFFMLKEDIINLCSSNILFLNNFMQILSNRILTLNKALKDISFQTIREKLANFILNEHIKQNSIKIKLSYSRQELADRFGITRPSLSRELINMKNDGLINFEKKYITIINLDKLEDILLKS; this comes from the coding sequence ATGAAAAACTTAATCATTAACTTAAAGTTTTGTTCATTATTTAATAATTTTTCAAATGATGAAATTTTAGATATAACTTCTAACATAAACTATAGACTAATATCTTATGAAAAAGGAGAAGCTATTGCATTAGAAGATACCCCTATAAATAGCATAGGAATAATTTTAGATGGATCTATCGAAGTTCAAAAATATTATTCTTCTGGAAAAACCATCACTATAAATCATATAAAAAAAGGTGGTATTTTTGGTGAGGCAATTATATTTTCTAAGAAAAATACCTATCCTTCAACTATAGTATCATTTCAAGATTCTCAAATCTTCTTCATGTTAAAAGAAGATATTATTAATTTATGTAGTTCAAACATTTTATTTTTAAATAATTTTATGCAAATATTATCTAATAGAATACTTACTCTCAATAAAGCTCTAAAAGACATATCCTTTCAAACTATTAGAGAAAAGTTAGCTAATTTCATTTTAAATGAACATATAAAACAAAATTCTATAAAAATAAAACTTTCTTATTCAAGACAAGAACTAGCTGACCGTTTTGGAATTACAAGACCCTCACTTTCACGTGAATTAATTAATATGAAAAATGATGGATTAATAAACTTTGAAAAAAAATATATTACAATTATAAATTTAGATAAACTTGAAGATATACTATTAAAATCTTAA
- a CDS encoding transposase: protein MIITLNIQSENIYFKIFETVNIAFNKLGINTRKAKGRPPKYSDQQIVACMIYGVNNSIFSLRELEYKIKQDIVFQKIIGLKEVPDHSTFSLRAIALEKYVYYGIYAMLIELINPSTRICAIDGTALRSSLYDSEARYGKGTRLGRYKGYKLHCTACVCDSILPLSFSITTANVYDNQLQGLLYELKTYNPFIVLADAAYDDAQWFKVSKTLEYNLLTDVNMRKANSIESFKDESRYKNALFMQSPIGKNLYKNRLKIEQLFSILKGLYNLENPRLYGQKRYERHVKWVLLSYLIDEFNKVNSKINSRKYPWNL from the coding sequence ATGATTATAACATTAAATATACAAAGCGAAAACATTTATTTTAAAATTTTTGAAACTGTTAATATTGCATTTAATAAACTTGGCATTAATACTAGAAAAGCTAAAGGTAGACCGCCTAAATATTCAGATCAACAAATTGTTGCATGTATGATATATGGTGTAAATAATAGTATTTTTAGTCTTAGAGAACTTGAATATAAAATTAAACAAGATATTGTATTTCAAAAGATTATAGGTTTAAAAGAAGTTCCTGACCATTCTACATTTTCTTTAAGAGCGATAGCTTTAGAAAAATACGTGTACTATGGCATTTATGCTATGCTTATTGAACTTATAAATCCATCAACTAGAATTTGTGCTATTGATGGTACTGCATTAAGGAGCTCATTATATGATAGCGAAGCTAGGTATGGAAAAGGAACTCGACTTGGCAGATATAAAGGATATAAGTTACATTGTACCGCTTGTGTATGTGATAGTATATTACCTTTGTCATTTTCTATAACTACTGCAAATGTATATGATAATCAACTCCAAGGATTGTTATATGAACTGAAAACTTATAATCCATTTATTGTACTTGCCGATGCTGCTTATGATGATGCTCAATGGTTTAAAGTTTCTAAAACTCTAGAATATAATTTATTAACAGACGTAAATATGCGTAAAGCAAACAGTATAGAATCTTTTAAAGATGAATCTAGATATAAAAATGCTCTTTTTATGCAATCGCCAATAGGTAAAAATTTATATAAAAATAGGCTAAAAATTGAACAATTATTTTCTATACTTAAAGGATTGTATAACCTAGAAAACCCTAGACTTTACGGACAAAAACGCTATGAACGCCATGTTAAGTGGGTTCTTTTATCATATCTTATAGACGAATTTAATAAGGTTAATAGCAAAATAAATTCTAGAAAATATCCTTGGAATCTATAG
- a CDS encoding PocR ligand-binding domain-containing protein, whose translation MGKVLNNNFKDEIEDIQLKDVIDLDFLQKFQNAFSNSTNISSVSVDGYGNPVTTPSNHAKFCTMTRRSEVGFKRCAECDRKGGEEASRTGKPYIYKCHAGLIDFGAPIMLGNKQIGSILGGQVLTEEVEESYIIKIAKEINIDEDTYVDEVKKIRITDEKTIKASSELLYIVANTVSRMGYQQYKLRKVIDKLTDDFLKISSTMEEVSVASEGVSDNQKNLNKEISNVENLSKQINDILEVTRKITNQIKILGLNASIESARAGEVGKGFGVVAKEIRKLSDNSKETADTIGNLTEDMQKYIDKTLEISKSTLETVQEQEKCVLGATSSMDDVLKLTEQLKDLANEK comes from the coding sequence ATGGGTAAGGTTTTAAATAACAATTTTAAAGATGAAATTGAAGATATACAATTAAAAGATGTAATAGACCTAGATTTTCTTCAGAAATTTCAAAATGCTTTTTCTAATAGTACCAACATATCTAGTGTTAGTGTAGATGGTTATGGAAATCCCGTAACTACTCCTAGTAATCATGCTAAATTCTGTACCATGACAAGAAGAAGTGAAGTTGGATTTAAAAGATGTGCAGAATGTGACAGAAAAGGTGGAGAAGAAGCATCAAGGACAGGAAAACCATACATATATAAATGCCATGCTGGCTTAATTGACTTTGGAGCGCCTATTATGCTTGGAAATAAGCAAATAGGAAGCATACTTGGAGGACAAGTATTAACAGAAGAAGTTGAAGAGAGTTACATTATAAAGATAGCAAAAGAAATAAATATAGATGAAGATACGTATGTTGATGAGGTAAAAAAAATAAGGATTACAGATGAAAAGACAATAAAGGCGTCTTCAGAACTTTTATATATTGTGGCCAATACTGTTTCTAGAATGGGATATCAACAATATAAATTAAGAAAAGTAATAGATAAACTTACAGATGATTTTTTAAAAATTTCTTCAACAATGGAAGAGGTATCTGTGGCTTCAGAAGGGGTTTCGGATAATCAAAAAAATCTTAATAAGGAAATATCAAATGTTGAAAATTTATCTAAGCAGATAAATGATATTTTAGAAGTAACAAGAAAAATAACTAATCAAATAAAAATTTTAGGATTAAATGCATCTATTGAGTCTGCAAGAGCAGGAGAAGTTGGAAAAGGTTTCGGTGTTGTAGCAAAAGAAATAAGAAAATTATCGGATAATTCAAAGGAAACAGCTGATACAATAGGAAATCTTACTGAAGATATGCAAAAATACATAGATAAAACTTTGGAAATATCAAAATCAACACTTGAAACAGTACAAGAACAAGAAAAATGTGTCCTTGGGGCTACAAGTAGCATGGATGATGTTTTAAAATTGACAGAACAACTAAAAGATTTAGCTAATGAAAAATAA
- a CDS encoding CotS family spore coat protein yields the protein MLKILQNVRFKDKKALVQYDLNLKMFEAYDFKVEDIIPVRKVYILVTNKGNKILKKLDYSIDELNFINEGISYIRNNSFNRVFRFDKTKNGEVYTTWNKNMYCVMDLIDGRESEYSNPLDVMVAARGVGQLHKACEGFRYRNKTRYMCGTTIDAFKRKHEELEIFKNVVKLMKSKTEFDEIFLDNVDYYMSEIDSAIDILEKSNFYGLCSEEDKIILCHHDLAHHNVLIKDDEAYFVDFDYSIIDLKVHDLCNFINKVEKRSAYDFEELKFILSNYYKYNTLSQTEMEVLYGMMIFPQDFYTISKEYYTRSKEWKYEIFLDKLVKKNGLKHDKREFLDKFRNDLLK from the coding sequence GTGTTGAAAATTTTACAAAATGTAAGATTCAAAGATAAAAAAGCCCTGGTTCAATATGATTTAAATTTAAAAATGTTTGAAGCCTATGATTTTAAGGTTGAAGATATTATCCCTGTTAGAAAAGTATATATATTAGTAACCAATAAAGGAAATAAAATCTTAAAAAAGCTAGATTATAGTATTGATGAGTTGAATTTTATAAATGAAGGAATAAGTTATATAAGAAATAATTCTTTTAATAGAGTATTTAGATTTGATAAGACGAAAAATGGAGAAGTTTATACCACTTGGAATAAAAATATGTACTGTGTTATGGATTTAATTGATGGTAGAGAAAGTGAATATTCAAATCCATTAGATGTGATGGTGGCAGCAAGGGGAGTAGGACAACTACACAAGGCTTGTGAGGGATTTAGATATAGAAATAAAACAAGATATATGTGTGGAACTACTATTGATGCATTTAAAAGAAAACATGAAGAATTAGAAATATTTAAAAATGTAGTTAAGTTAATGAAAAGTAAAACAGAATTTGATGAGATTTTTTTAGATAATGTAGATTATTATATGAGTGAAATAGATAGTGCTATAGATATTTTAGAAAAATCTAATTTTTATGGATTGTGTAGTGAAGAAGATAAAATAATATTATGTCATCATGATTTAGCACATCATAATGTACTAATCAAAGATGATGAAGCTTACTTTGTTGATTTTGATTATTCCATTATAGATTTAAAAGTTCATGATTTATGTAATTTTATAAATAAGGTAGAAAAAAGATCAGCTTATGATTTTGAAGAACTTAAATTTATACTAAGTAATTATTATAAATATAATACTTTGTCACAAACAGAAATGGAAGTTTTATATGGTATGATGATATTTCCACAAGATTTCTATACTATATCAAAGGAATATTATACAAGAAGTAAAGAATGGAAGTATGAAATATTTTTGGATAAACTAGTTAAAAAGAATGGATTAAAACATGACAAAAGAGAATTTTTGGATAAGTTTAGAAATGATTTATTGAAATAG